A window from uncultured Desulfobacter sp. encodes these proteins:
- a CDS encoding O-antigen ligase family protein: MKPTIYSKAVLTIICILIVFTPLARGCVHPWASSVIQFGVILSCLLLVIESLHFDTVLIPKTSLNLPLFVLVVMAGVSMMVSPHRALAWQGYLMLLTYVGVYLLGRSVVRTREQQRIVVYTIIGTALFLSVFGLFKRFGVNPFSFWQYDELRYSPEFVSATYGNHNHLAGFIEMALPFLLVLLLTRTRSIAWLMVIIYLALVLVAVQALTLSRGGWAAMAFSIAFMVMMLLSQKRFYSKKLILVLTGITLVISVFILASSPIVSRVMTVAQKDEAASAESRVTAWKGTVDMIKDYPVFGTGPGTYAAEFPAYQPPGLGVIFKHAHNDYLHFTADMGLWVIAIMIWMLVLFFKAGFENRESRSRQTSGFALAAMVAVVAILVHSIVDFNLHIPANAFLFCVIVSVFQPFRYRSGQPTSAKGTLDPESPGEVAV; this comes from the coding sequence ATGAAACCAACGATTTACAGTAAAGCCGTCCTGACGATAATTTGCATTTTGATTGTCTTTACGCCGTTGGCCCGGGGTTGTGTTCATCCATGGGCATCGTCCGTGATTCAGTTTGGGGTAATTCTCTCTTGCCTTCTATTGGTCATCGAAAGTCTGCATTTTGATACTGTCTTAATTCCCAAAACATCTTTGAATCTGCCGTTATTTGTTTTGGTTGTCATGGCGGGTGTTTCTATGATGGTTTCACCCCACAGGGCCCTTGCCTGGCAGGGCTATTTGATGTTGTTGACCTATGTCGGCGTTTATTTGTTGGGTCGGTCTGTGGTGCGCACCAGAGAGCAGCAGCGGATTGTTGTTTACACCATTATCGGTACGGCGTTATTTTTATCCGTGTTTGGGTTGTTCAAGCGGTTTGGGGTGAATCCTTTTTCCTTCTGGCAGTATGATGAACTGCGGTACAGCCCCGAGTTTGTGTCCGCCACCTATGGGAATCATAATCATCTTGCCGGGTTCATTGAAATGGCATTACCCTTTTTGTTGGTGTTGCTGCTGACGCGTACCCGAAGTATAGCATGGCTCATGGTGATTATTTATCTGGCACTGGTATTGGTGGCGGTTCAGGCATTGACTTTGTCCCGGGGCGGGTGGGCTGCCATGGCCTTTTCCATTGCGTTCATGGTGATGATGCTTTTGAGTCAGAAGCGGTTTTACAGCAAAAAATTGATTCTGGTTTTGACGGGTATCACCCTGGTCATTTCCGTCTTTATTCTGGCAAGTTCTCCCATAGTCTCCCGGGTGATGACGGTTGCCCAAAAAGATGAGGCCGCCAGCGCAGAATCCCGGGTGACCGCATGGAAAGGCACTGTGGATATGATCAAAGACTATCCTGTTTTCGGTACAGGGCCCGGGACATATGCTGCGGAATTCCCGGCATATCAGCCCCCGGGGTTGGGGGTGATATTTAAACATGCCCACAACGATTATCTTCATTTTACAGCTGACATGGGGCTATGGGTGATTGCAATAATGATCTGGATGCTGGTTCTCTTTTTTAAGGCGGGCTTTGAAAACAGAGAGAGCCGCAGCAGGCAAACCAGCGGATTTGCCCTGGCGGCTATGGTGGCTGTGGTTGCTATTTTGGTTCATAGCATTGTGGATTTTAATTTGCATATCCCGGCCAATGCCTTTCTTTTTTGTGTGATTGTATCTGTGTTTCAACCTTTTCGCTATAGGTCCGGTCAGCCCACGTCGGCTAAAGGAACTTTGGATCCGGAAAGCCCTGGAGAAGTCGCTGTCTGA
- a CDS encoding TraX family protein translates to MIKLVAFITMVIDHSAIFFFPEHEFIMRSLGALSFPLFAFFITQGLKYTKDLQLYIICLVTCAGVTQPLFNILFPDLHRLNDYSGPQCQDSFF, encoded by the coding sequence ATGATTAAACTTGTTGCATTCATCACAATGGTGATTGACCATTCGGCCATATTCTTTTTCCCGGAACATGAATTTATCATGCGGTCCCTGGGCGCGTTGTCTTTCCCTTTGTTTGCCTTTTTCATTACCCAGGGCCTTAAATACACCAAGGATCTCCAGCTTTATATCATCTGCCTGGTGACTTGCGCCGGTGTTACCCAGCCCCTGTTTAATATTTTGTTCCCGGACCTGCATAGACTCAATGATTATAGTGGACCCCAATGTCAAGACAGTTTTTTTTAA
- a CDS encoding zonular occludens toxin domain-containing protein — translation MISCYEGLPGAGKTYDAMRKLLDNISQGRRILTNISGPDQEEKQEIIKHFLNLEDSQLKERLVSLPNHQITEFWDHTNPGDLVIIDEAQNFFNSRDWQTKTNRAFGKWASEHRHMGVDLILITQNVERIESSVRSLIEFTYRYKKLNMFGNLIKKKYVRFCYYGPSLDQIGQKTCSYDPKIFKCYKSYFKNGTKEIGIEKPANILKHPIFYAIPFVLCLFIYFLSQSSLLSGDLFGTQAISDSIEEKRQQALTQDFQPDTPDHEPGYSGQAAPLTDYVLVGVINSKKIFKSKIDGSILVTQ, via the coding sequence ATGATTTCCTGTTACGAAGGACTTCCCGGTGCTGGTAAAACCTATGATGCCATGCGCAAACTCCTGGACAACATTTCCCAGGGCAGGCGCATTCTAACGAACATCTCCGGCCCGGATCAGGAAGAAAAACAGGAAATCATAAAACACTTTCTGAATCTTGAAGACAGTCAACTCAAAGAGAGACTTGTTTCACTCCCAAATCACCAGATTACAGAATTCTGGGACCACACCAACCCGGGCGATCTGGTCATTATTGATGAAGCCCAGAATTTCTTTAATTCCCGGGACTGGCAAACCAAAACAAACAGAGCTTTCGGCAAATGGGCCAGCGAACACCGTCATATGGGCGTTGACCTTATCCTGATCACCCAAAACGTTGAACGTATTGAAAGCTCTGTCAGGTCCTTGATTGAATTCACCTATCGTTACAAAAAGCTGAATATGTTCGGTAACCTGATCAAGAAAAAATATGTCCGCTTTTGCTATTACGGGCCATCCCTTGATCAAATCGGCCAGAAAACCTGCTCCTATGATCCCAAAATATTCAAGTGCTACAAGAGTTATTTTAAGAATGGCACCAAAGAAATAGGCATTGAAAAACCGGCCAATATCCTGAAACACCCCATATTTTACGCGATCCCCTTTGTTCTATGCCTGTTCATCTATTTTTTAAGCCAGTCAAGCCTGTTAAGCGGTGACCTGTTCGGCACCCAGGCTATTTCAGATTCCATTGAAGAAAAAAGGCAACAAGCTTTAACCCAGGACTTTCAGCCAGATACCCCGGATCATGAACCGGGCTATTCCGGCCAGGCAGCTCCTTTAACGGACTACGTATTGGTAGGCGTGATTAATTCAAAAAAGATTTTTAAATCAAAAATCGACGGATCTATTTTGGTGACCCAATGA
- the rfbB gene encoding dTDP-glucose 4,6-dehydratase, with the protein MRGMLVTGGAGFIGTNFVYYWLKNHPEDKIIVLDALTYAGNRHSLKDAEAQDHCAFVHGDILDQELVEKLLLDHGIKTIVHFAAESHVDRSILGPDAFINTNIVGTHTLLKAAKKIWIDSNVEDHRFHHISTDEVYGTLTPDAPPFAETNPYLPNSPYAASKASSDHLVRAYHETYGLKTTISNCSNNYGPFQFPEKLIPLIIVNILDNKPLPVYGDGCQIRDWLYVDDHNYGVDLILHKGIPGETYNIGGNNEWKNIDIVRHVCDLLDQRFKVDAGLKQRFPESPAAKGHSSQSLITFVKDRAGHDRRYAINPAKISASIGFSPRETFPTGIEKTIIWFLSNEKWWRDIMDNSYRDWISSNYV; encoded by the coding sequence ATGAGGGGCATGCTGGTTACCGGCGGAGCCGGATTTATCGGGACAAACTTCGTCTATTATTGGCTGAAAAATCATCCTGAAGACAAAATTATCGTTCTGGATGCTTTGACCTATGCCGGAAATAGGCACAGTTTGAAAGATGCTGAAGCGCAGGACCATTGTGCCTTTGTTCATGGTGATATTCTGGATCAGGAATTAGTTGAAAAATTACTCCTTGATCATGGAATTAAAACCATTGTTCACTTTGCCGCCGAATCCCATGTGGACAGATCGATCCTGGGTCCGGATGCGTTTATCAATACGAATATTGTGGGCACCCATACCCTGCTCAAGGCCGCTAAAAAGATCTGGATTGACAGCAATGTCGAAGATCACCGTTTTCACCATATCTCCACGGATGAAGTGTATGGTACGTTGACACCCGACGCACCGCCGTTTGCGGAGACCAACCCATATTTGCCAAACTCCCCATATGCGGCCAGCAAGGCGTCGTCTGATCATCTGGTCCGGGCATATCATGAAACCTATGGGCTCAAAACCACCATCAGCAACTGCTCAAACAATTATGGTCCGTTTCAGTTCCCGGAGAAACTGATCCCGTTGATTATTGTCAACATCCTGGATAACAAGCCGTTGCCTGTTTACGGTGACGGATGTCAAATCCGGGACTGGCTCTATGTGGATGATCACAATTATGGGGTCGATTTGATTCTTCATAAAGGAATACCCGGAGAAACTTACAATATCGGCGGTAATAACGAGTGGAAAAATATTGATATTGTCCGGCATGTCTGCGATTTGCTGGATCAGCGGTTTAAGGTGGATGCCGGGTTAAAGCAACGCTTTCCTGAATCTCCTGCCGCGAAAGGACATTCGTCACAAAGCCTGATTACCTTTGTTAAAGACAGGGCCGGGCACGATCGTCGATATGCGATTAATCCGGCTAAAATAAGTGCTTCCATTGGGTTTTCTCCCCGGGAAACCTTTCCGACCGGAATTGAGAAAACAATCATCTGGTTTCTCTCAAACGAAAAATGGTGGCGAGATATCATGGACAACAGTTACCGCGACTGGATTTCGTCCAACTACGTTTAA
- a CDS encoding IS3 family transposase: protein MAKKKQRAPLMSIEEKRQRIQPKNSKLSIQRQCELIGLPRSIYYRKGLTGQETPTNLEFMRLIDNEYTAHPFYGTRQIRNALRRNGYKINRKRVQRLMRKGAFPFSRFEKSLSLRTKNVIVSVR from the coding sequence TTGGCTAAAAAAAAACAGCGGGCACCTCTGATGAGTATTGAAGAGAAAAGACAGCGGATTCAACCCAAGAACTCCAAACTCAGTATTCAAAGGCAATGTGAACTGATAGGGCTCCCACGTTCTATCTATTACCGTAAAGGCCTGACTGGACAGGAAACGCCTACAAATTTGGAATTCATGAGGTTGATTGACAATGAATATACCGCCCATCCTTTTTATGGCACCCGCCAAATTCGTAATGCCCTCAGGCGTAACGGATATAAGATTAACCGCAAACGGGTTCAACGACTGATGCGGAAGGGCGCATTCCCATTTTCCCGGTTTGAAAAAAGCCTATCTTTGAGAACAAAAAACGTGATAGTTTCTGTTCGCTGA
- a CDS encoding DUF2523 family protein, which produces MIHKIIDFCSNFWGMLTDFINWVLDGILYLLSEIVYLSMDAFFSIIETIISAIDFAQVTALSSFGNWNLLPDQILYILYKLNIAQCLSMLAAACLIRLTLNLIPAAFTRV; this is translated from the coding sequence ATGATTCATAAAATAATAGATTTCTGTTCCAATTTCTGGGGAATGCTCACCGACTTTATCAATTGGGTTCTTGACGGTATCTTATACCTGTTGTCCGAAATTGTTTATCTGAGTATGGATGCATTCTTCAGCATCATTGAAACCATTATTTCAGCGATCGACTTCGCCCAGGTCACCGCCCTGTCTTCATTCGGGAACTGGAACCTTTTACCGGATCAGATTTTATATATCCTCTATAAACTGAACATTGCCCAATGCCTGAGCATGCTGGCCGCAGCCTGCCTGATCCGCTTGACCCTTAACCTTATTCCGGCAGCATTCACAAGGGTCTAA
- a CDS encoding GAF domain-containing protein translates to MSFQNKIDLDTYKLIIETFTNSEDLNVMSSQLTSLLIGATGAKGATLFILNTEKEELEILATEGLSPNYVNKGPILVDQSIKHESNQNPVIIEDIQNSDMLQYPQKAIDEGIRSIVSLPINIRGKVIGALRIYHSTVLELSEDDFSFLQVLAQNVGMALMYFRLSTTVKEIKQSVNKIHPIWL, encoded by the coding sequence ATGTCTTTTCAAAATAAAATAGATCTGGATACGTATAAGCTTATTATTGAAACTTTTACAAATTCAGAAGATTTAAACGTAATGAGCTCCCAGCTTACAAGCCTGCTGATCGGTGCTACAGGTGCAAAGGGAGCCACTTTGTTTATTTTGAATACCGAAAAAGAGGAGCTTGAAATTCTTGCCACAGAAGGATTAAGTCCTAACTATGTTAACAAAGGTCCGATTTTGGTTGATCAGAGCATTAAACATGAATCAAACCAAAATCCTGTAATCATAGAAGACATACAGAACAGCGATATGCTGCAGTATCCTCAAAAAGCTATAGATGAAGGAATAAGGTCGATTGTATCTCTCCCGATTAATATTAGAGGCAAAGTGATCGGTGCGCTTAGAATCTATCATTCAACGGTGTTGGAGCTTTCGGAGGATGACTTTTCTTTTCTACAGGTGTTGGCTCAAAATGTTGGCATGGCGCTAATGTATTTCCGGCTTTCTACCACGGTGAAAGAGATAAAACAGAGTGTTAATAAGATACACCCTATTTGGTTGTAG
- a CDS encoding DsbA family oxidoreductase, with protein MQLSEHNTDSDRPRLEIFSDYIUPWCYFSTGSIDKLSKTYDIEIKWRAYPLQPDVPEQGLPIARLLEKKGLLVTPEQVNANLKATAQSFDLPFGDGTMIYNSRLAQEVGLWAQNCGRGHQFHDAAFKAYFVDARNLADKSVLLDLVVSAGLDVAQAEDIIDSRSYADAVDRDWAKARELELVAAPTFLMKDQRLVGAKPYQILEKMVTQSHDVC; from the coding sequence ATGCAGTTAAGTGAGCATAATACCGATTCTGATCGGCCCCGGCTGGAGATTTTCAGCGACTATATCTGACCGTGGTGCTACTTCAGTACCGGGAGTATTGATAAATTAAGTAAGACCTATGATATCGAAATTAAGTGGCGGGCCTATCCGCTGCAGCCGGATGTGCCTGAACAAGGATTGCCCATAGCCCGGCTGTTGGAAAAAAAAGGTTTGCTGGTGACCCCTGAACAGGTGAACGCCAATCTTAAAGCCACGGCCCAAAGTTTTGACCTGCCCTTTGGCGATGGGACGATGATCTATAATTCTCGGTTGGCCCAGGAAGTCGGGCTGTGGGCCCAGAATTGCGGACGGGGCCACCAGTTTCACGACGCGGCTTTCAAAGCCTATTTTGTGGATGCCCGGAATCTGGCGGACAAATCAGTGCTTTTGGATTTGGTCGTATCAGCGGGGCTGGATGTGGCCCAGGCAGAAGATATTATTGATTCAAGATCCTATGCAGATGCCGTGGATCGGGATTGGGCAAAGGCCCGGGAACTTGAACTTGTGGCCGCCCCCACTTTTTTGATGAAGGATCAAAGGCTTGTGGGCGCAAAACCATATCAGATTCTTGAAAAAATGGTGACGCAGTCGCATGATGTATGTTGA
- a CDS encoding sugar transferase, whose protein sequence is MLKEKNRLFLRIHRLIDLCITAGCFVAAYFIKRNLLLSDYSSLSTGPNYYLVLVLIVMIWFICFTWVGLYQSFRENPFSWFFINIVKACLSGVLILNVVLFAMGIKDMSRILMGIFFVLNIFGLTLFKWCVLVALQQLRAKGYNTRNVLIVGSKDRAVSVIKHIDVSREGGYRILGCFDINPEIVGSSVVNGYKVIGTITDLKAYLENNVVDELIFAMPLRIMDDPDKYLVLAEAMGVRVRFVPDWQIHYLRYTPAVAQMHVIDFSGIPTLTLQSTPVNEGLLLMKSFMDYGLALFFLILFAPVFVIISLAIYLASPGPVFYSQERLGQNGRRFKVLKFRSMVLDADKKLDALKALNEADGPAFKIKKDPRIIPYVGTFLRKSSLDELPQFINVLKGDMSLVGPRPPLPSEVCQYEVWQRRRLSMKPGLTCLWQIAPRRNDLTFDEWMKLDLQYIDKWSLRLDFMLIMKTVGSVLTGAGR, encoded by the coding sequence ATGTTAAAAGAGAAAAACAGACTTTTTCTTCGTATTCATCGGCTGATCGATCTATGTATCACTGCAGGCTGTTTTGTCGCAGCCTATTTTATAAAGAGAAATCTTCTTCTATCTGATTATTCTTCACTCTCTACAGGTCCGAATTATTATCTTGTTCTTGTGCTAATCGTTATGATCTGGTTTATATGCTTTACCTGGGTGGGGCTGTATCAATCATTTCGTGAGAATCCGTTTTCCTGGTTTTTTATCAATATTGTCAAGGCATGTCTTTCAGGGGTTCTCATTCTTAATGTGGTGTTGTTTGCCATGGGTATCAAGGATATGAGCCGAATTTTGATGGGTATTTTTTTCGTGCTGAATATATTTGGTCTGACGTTGTTCAAGTGGTGTGTTTTGGTGGCCTTGCAGCAGCTTCGGGCCAAGGGCTATAACACGCGAAATGTCCTGATCGTGGGCAGCAAGGACAGGGCGGTGTCTGTGATTAAACACATTGATGTGAGCCGGGAAGGGGGGTATCGAATTCTTGGCTGCTTTGATATAAATCCTGAAATAGTTGGTTCTTCGGTCGTCAATGGGTACAAAGTGATTGGCACCATAACGGATCTTAAAGCATATCTTGAAAACAATGTGGTGGATGAGTTGATTTTTGCCATGCCGCTGAGGATTATGGATGATCCGGATAAATACCTGGTGCTGGCTGAAGCCATGGGCGTTCGGGTCCGCTTTGTTCCGGACTGGCAGATTCATTATTTGAGATATACCCCGGCTGTGGCCCAGATGCATGTGATTGATTTTAGTGGTATCCCCACATTGACGTTACAAAGCACCCCGGTTAATGAAGGGTTGCTGCTGATGAAGTCCTTCATGGACTATGGATTGGCTTTGTTTTTTTTGATTTTGTTTGCGCCGGTGTTTGTAATCATCAGTCTGGCCATTTATCTGGCATCGCCTGGGCCGGTATTTTACAGCCAGGAACGGCTGGGTCAAAATGGCCGTCGATTCAAGGTGCTCAAGTTCCGTAGCATGGTCCTGGATGCGGATAAAAAGCTGGACGCGTTAAAGGCTTTGAACGAGGCGGACGGGCCTGCTTTTAAAATTAAAAAAGATCCCAGAATTATTCCATATGTGGGGACTTTTTTACGAAAGAGCAGTTTGGATGAACTACCCCAGTTTATCAATGTTTTGAAAGGGGATATGAGTCTGGTCGGGCCGCGGCCGCCTTTGCCCAGTGAGGTGTGTCAATATGAGGTGTGGCAGCGCAGGCGGCTTTCCATGAAGCCGGGATTGACCTGCTTGTGGCAGATTGCGCCAAGGCGAAATGACCTGACCTTTGATGAGTGGATGAAATTGGATTTACAATATATTGATAAATGGTCCCTTCGCCTGGATTTTATGTTGATCATGAAAACCGTGGGCAGCGTGTTGACCGGGGCGGGGCGATAA
- a CDS encoding IS3 family transposase translates to MKRKNYSKELKSKVALAAIKGNQTVNEIASEFGIHTSLVNRWKKEAIEALPLVFGNSQAKQTKETEIERDRLYQKVGQLQVELDWLKKNSGHL, encoded by the coding sequence TTGAAACGGAAAAACTACAGTAAAGAATTAAAAAGTAAGGTCGCATTGGCAGCCATAAAAGGGAATCAAACTGTCAATGAGATTGCCTCTGAGTTCGGTATTCATACAAGCCTTGTAAATAGATGGAAAAAGGAAGCAATAGAAGCCCTTCCATTGGTATTTGGCAATAGCCAGGCAAAACAAACCAAAGAAACAGAGATTGAACGGGACCGTTTATATCAAAAGGTCGGCCAACTCCAGGTAGAACTGGATTGGCTAAAAAAAAACAGCGGGCACCTCTGA
- a CDS encoding tyrosine-type recombinase/integrase has protein sequence MNNDLYSTLWDMWQKKIQNKWVFYNNRTDDRFYKRPKFMKGLCDRAGISPHFGFHTLRHLMASLMADNPKISTKTIQKILGHASHRTTEIYLHELDGAVGSAMDSISGKFTQRKEDPRPESPPKAKKVSGENSENPFVIGRDDWI, from the coding sequence ATGAATAATGATCTTTATTCTACTCTCTGGGATATGTGGCAAAAAAAGATACAAAATAAATGGGTGTTTTATAATAACCGCACCGATGACAGATTTTATAAAAGGCCCAAGTTCATGAAAGGGTTATGTGATAGAGCGGGAATTTCTCCACATTTTGGTTTTCACACCTTGCGTCACCTCATGGCTTCCCTCATGGCCGACAATCCCAAAATATCCACAAAGACGATTCAGAAAATTTTAGGCCACGCAAGCCACCGGACAACGGAAATATATCTGCATGAGTTGGATGGCGCAGTAGGCTCAGCCATGGATTCAATTTCCGGAAAATTTACACAAAGGAAAGAAGACCCACGCCCAGAATCCCCGCCCAAAGCAAAAAAGGTTTCCGGAGAAAACTCCGAAAACCCTTTCGTTATTGGTCGGGACGACTGGATTTGA